A portion of the Ricinus communis isolate WT05 ecotype wild-type chromosome 10, ASM1957865v1, whole genome shotgun sequence genome contains these proteins:
- the LOC8285571 gene encoding DNA polymerase zeta catalytic subunit isoform X2 codes for MESSLSKSRTFSVRIVSIDYYMAPPIPNIDICYSSFQGGKVNEVPVLRIYGSTPAGQKTCLHVHRAFPYLYVPCSDISLHPDQQGDSYTNAISLALEKALKLKGNAGSRRQHVHGCSLVRARKFYGYHSSEELFFKIYLYYPHDVSRAANLLLGGAILDKSLQPHEAHIPFILQFLIDYNLYGMSHVHLSKIKFRHPVPVVCTPRKFNCNHQHGPVKESLTCLSAELEAGLSAGESLGYPVWISSTIPSDWMWHFSNELEVSSDQGIYHIKRQSICELEGDATVDEILNQQFKTYTSLSQTSSDVKMVQSLIPIWEEEYERTGVYEAAIPPDPGKPLAEDVLKTLLHDLEFERTLAELCSESEENLSLVGNNVKSQPELTSSTDEEILVEDRNINYNNAEVLLKCSTERDIIGASSLPQSLGEEGVDTTAGRKDACQEMSFANDVVSSGTIGTLDPKAADKEALGLLRWLATSQAAEDINSDDELVRETILSPLLQATIEKVLEKANMDYESESQKECQDILDSIEDLFDLEGSKEKACHSSDRSIHSQSSSETAQGDALLSSIAKSSRNSSGIEIKDESKRKFRHQVLQTAGTCTTNKRKRKKLLWGSLPISMTEKENDDSEAGGSNIDKAHVCEVKIYCRRSIEGNEREYSDDLMKNSGTGICEVGGLVGSSVRDLMRRKRCRRIPQQDDNPDGAKKVCSRGEHEQGKVLLPEQLDFLARHGDKHDGKPLGYVDLRSLVSEKQIELPEAHDFKSVHSCSHTCMEAANASSSGGPLQAISHPSSADTKKEQLDFPFKSNKQDSTIVIGHCETNNGKEFDCKGVISAEAITCSDHNFKSDLLYENLGYEDINLANERLVQKKATGPYSLSDSIIEHGMFSRDDYEHKSGYGKSTLVKQLNEIPSVNPKGIDVSADTSILQNENCCAIKPGGESGFSVHDSFISVVGSIEGGPGSLISMTFSRKPPMVNWKDGASENASFSPGLSCHSSLVNKDNKHGTSEKALGELLPFFEGDCQEKKVVQNKALPNTNSNDQQEAIMGVPTHYQNDGSLLYLLTPIYSPPSADCVYRWLRCDNEDTHGETNVQSAGPLSIQGSPETGSHDSSRVYGDNISMELRSVSNVRLIEDQVQQEEHQIINSEFHPNTDELQRPLHHKENNAKLNACTECSIDLSQISGPNERSRPTPLSQIGFRDPASTGAGQQLTMLSIEVQAESRGDLRPDPRFDAINTVALAFQNDNDSTVEVQVLLHSNEESYARSSDGLSVNKVLYFSEEVHLVTHFIRIIGSVDPDILMGWDIQGGSLGFLAERAAHLGMGLLNNISRTPLEANIGARETEISDKEILATMLDESLVAESALVEQAVIEDEWGRTHASGVHVGGRIVLNIWRLIRNEVKLNLYTVEAVGEAVLRRKIPSIPYRVLTKWFSSGPGRARYRCIEYMVHRAKLNLEIMNQLDMINRTSELARVFGIDFFSVLSRGSQYRVESMLLRLAHTQNYLAISPGNQQVRKGVLPRLLEEILSTRIMVKQAMKKLAPTQQVLHRIFNARQLALKLIANVTYGYTAAGFSGRMPCAELADSIVQCGRSTLEKAISLVNASDKWNARVIYGDTDSMFVLLKGRTVEESFQIGREIASAVTAMNPDPVTLKLEKVYHPCFLLTKKRYVGYSYESADQTEPVFDAKGIETVRRDTCGAVAKMLEQSLRLFFEHQDISEIKGYLQRQWTRILSGRVSLQDFIFAKEVRLGTYSTRAASSLPPAAILATKAMKVDPRAEPRYAERVPYVVIHGEPGARLVDMVVDPLDLLAIDSPYRLNDIYYISKQIIPALQRVFGLLGADLNQWFLEMPRPGRDTYAKRPSYGSNPQRTRIDYYYLSKHCVLCDELVNASTRLCNKCSQKETAAATAVIGRTSKLEREMQHLAAICRHCGGGDWLLESGVKCTSLACSVFYERRKVQKELQGLSLIAADKGFYPKCMVEWF; via the exons ATTGACTACAACTTGTATGGAATGAGTCATGTTCATTTATCAAAGATTAAGTTCCGTCATCCAGTACCTGTTGTTTGTACGccaagaaaatttaattgcaatCATCAACATGGACCAGTGAAGGAAAGTCTAACATGCTTGTCTGCTGAACTTGAG GCAGGTTTGAGTGCTGGTGAGTCTTTAGGTTATCCAGTTTGGATATCTTCTACTATTCCAAGTGATTGGATGTGGCATTTCTCCAATGAATTGGAGGTTTCCTCAGATCAAGGCATCTACCACATTAAACGTCAAAGTATTTGTGAACTTGAGGGAGATGCTACTGTTGATG AGATTCTTAACCAGCAATTTAAAACATATACATCCCTCTCACAAACTTCTTCAGATGTGAAAATGGTGCAATCACTTATACCCATTTGGGAG GAAGAGTATGAGAGAACGGGGGTGTATGAGGCAGCTATACCACCAGATCCTGGAAAACCACTTGCTGAGGATGTTTTGAAAACTCTGTTACATGATCTTGAGTTTGAAAGAACACTTGCAGAGTTGTGTAGTGAATCTGAAGAAAACTTATCTTTGGTTGGGAATAATGTAAAATCTCAGCCTGAATTGACATCTTCGACTGATGAAGAAATCTTAGTTGAAGACagaaatatcaattataataacGCAGAAGTGCTTTTGAAGTGTTCTACAGAAAGAGACATTATTGGAGCTTCATCACTACCGCAATCTCTAGGTGAAGAGGGGGTCGACACAACTGCAGGAAGGAAGGATGCATGTCAAGAAATGTCGTTTGCCAATGACGTAGTATCCTCTGGGACAATTGGAACATTGGATCCAAAG GCTGCAGATAAGGAAGCTCTGGGTCTTCTAAGGTGGCTTGCCACTTCTCAGGCAGCTGAAGACATAAACTCTGATGATGAACTTGTTCGTGAGACCATTCTGAGTCCACTGTTGCAAGCAACAATTGAAAAAGTTCTGGAGAAAGCTAATATGGATTATGAGAGTGAGTCTCAAAAGGAGTGCCAGGACATTCTTGATTCAATTGAGGATTTGTTCGACTTAGAGGGTTCTAAGGAGAAAGCATGTCATTCTAGTGATCGTAGCATTCATAGTCAAAGTTCATCAGAGACTGCTCAAGGGGATGCCTTGCTCTCTTCTATTGCCAAATCTTCTCGGAATTCATCAGGGATAGAGATTAAAGATGAATCCAAAAGGAAGTTTCGACACCAGGTATTGCAGACTGCTGGAACATGCACCACTAATAAGCGCAAAAGGAAGAAGTTATTATGGGGCTCTTTACCCATCTCGATGaccgaaaaagaaaatgatgacTCAGAAGCTGGGGGGTCAAACATAGATAAAGCACATGTTTGTGAAGTAAAAATTTACTGCCGCAGATCTATAGAGGGAAATGAGAGAGAATATTCCGATGATCTAATGAAAAATTCAGGCACAGGTATATGTGAAGTAGGTGGCTTAGTTGGATCCTCTGTGCGGGATTTGATGAGAAGAAAGCGATGCCGCCGAATTCCTCAGCAGGATGACAATCCTGATGGAGCTAAAAAAGTTTGTTCACGAGGAGAACATGAACAGGGAAAGGTTCTCTTGCCAGAACAATTGGATTTCCTGGCACGGCATGGTGATAAACATGACGGAAAACCTCTTGGGTATGTGGACCTTAGGTCTTTGGTTAGTGAGAAACAAATAGAATTGCCCGAGGCTCATGATTTTAAATCTGTTCATTCTTGTTCTCACACATGCATGGAAGCAGCCAATGCATCCAGCAGTGGTGGCCCATTGCAGGCAATTTCTCATCCTTCATCAGCAGATACAAAGAAGGAACAATTAGACTTCCCATTTAAGTCCAATAAGCAAGATTCTACAATTGTCATTGGCCATTGTGAAACTAATAATGGTAAAGAGTTTGACTGCAAAGGCGTGATCTCTGCAGAAGCTATAACTTGTAGTGACCACAATTTCAAATCTgatttattatatgaaaactTGGGGTATGAGGATATAAATTTGGCTAATGAGAGATTGGTGCAAAAGAAAGCTACTGGTCCATACAGTTTGTCAGATTCTATTATTGAGCATGGGATGTTTTCAAGAGATGATTACGAACATAAAAGTGGCTACGGGAAAAGCACTTTAGTAAAACAGTTAAATGAAATTCCCAGTGTAAATCCTAAGGGCATCGATGTGTCAGCTGACACATCTATTCTGCAGAATGAAAACTGCTGTGCTATAAAACCTGGTGGAGAGTCTGGTTTCTCTGTACATGACAGCTTCATATCCGTGGTTGGTAGTATAGAGGGAGGACCTGGAAGCTTAATCAGCATGACCTTCAGCAGGAAACCACCTATGGTGAACTGGAAAGATGGAGCTTCTGAAAATGCTTCATTTTCACCTGGTCTATCTTGTCACTCATCCCTCGTTAATAAGGACAACAAGCATGGAACTTCAG AGAAAGCATTGGGTGAACTTCTCCCATTTTTCGAAGGGGACTGTCAAGAGAAGAAAGTAGTTCAGAACAAGGCCCTGCCAAACACCAACTCAAATGATCAGCAAGAAGCTATCATGGGTGTCCCAACTCACTATCAAAATGACGGCTCACTCTTATACCTTTTGACACCTATATATTCACCCCCATCTGCAGATTGTGTGTATAGATGGTTAAGATGTGACAATGAAG ATACTCATGGAGAGACTAATGTGCAGTCAGCAGGGCCTTTGTCCATTCAAG GCTCTCCCGAGACAGGTTCACATGATTCTTCACGTGTTTATGGTGATAACATTTCCATGGAATTGCGCTCTGTATCTAATGTAAGACTTATAGAGGATCAAGTGCAACAAGAAGAAcatcaaattattaattcaGAGTTCCACCCTAATACTGATGAGCTTCAAAGACCATTGCatcacaaagaaaataatgcaaAACTAAATGCATGTACTGAATGCTCTATAGATTTATCTCAAATTTCGGGTCCAAATGAGAGATCAAGGCCTACTCCCCTCAGTCAAATTGGATTTCGGGATCCTGCTAGCACTGGTGCTGGGCAACAATTAACCATGTTAAGCATTGAG GTTCAAGCTGAATCTAGAGGAGATCTAAGACCAGATCCTCGGTTTGATGCTATCAATACTGTAGCTCTTGCTTTCCAAAATGATAATGATTCTACTGTTGAAGTTCAAGTTCTTTTGCATAGTAACGAAGAATCTTATGCGAG GAGTTCTGATGGCTTATCTGTAAACAAGGTGCTTTATTTCTCTGAGGAGGTGCACTTGGTTACCCATTTTATAAGGATTATAGGTTCAGTTGATCCAGATATTTTAATGGGTTGGGATATTCAAGGCGGTTCTCTTGGTTTTTTGGCCGAGAGGGCTGCACATCTTGGTATGGGCTTACTTAATAACATTTCTCGGACACCATTAGAAGCCAACATAGGGGCTAGAGAAACAGAAATTTCTGATAAGGAAATACTTGCTACTATGCTGGATGAATCATTAGTTGCAGAGTCTGCTTTGGTAGAGCAAGCAGTAATTGAAGATGAATGGGGCCGAACTCATGCCAGTGGCGTCCATGTTGGTGGTAGAATTGTCCTTAACATATGGAGACTGATACGTAATGAAGTTAAGCTTAACTTGTATACAGTTGAAGCTGTTGGTGAAGCTGTTTTAAGGCGAAAAATTCCATCAATACCATACAGAGTATTAACAAAATGGTTTTCTAGTGGTCCTGGAAGAGCAAGATATAGATGTATTGAGTACATGGTACATAGAGCAAAATTGAACCTTGAGATAATGAATCAACTTGATATG ATAAATAGAACATCAGAACTCGCTCGCGTATTTGGCATCGACTTTTTTTCAGTTCTCTCACGAGGTTCACAGTACCGTGTTGAATCTATGCTTCTCAGACTGGCACATACTCAGAATTATCTAGCCATTTCTCCTGGGAATCAACAG GTTCGTAAAGGCGTACTGCCTCGGTTACTGGAAGAAATATTATCAACAAGAATAATGGTCAAACAAGCAATGAAGAAGTTGGCTCCAACCCAGCAAGTTCTTCACCGG ATATTTAATGCAAGACAGCTTGCTTTAAAGCTGATAGCGAATGTAACCTATGGTTATACAGCTGCTGGATTTAGTGGTCGCATGCCTTGTGCAGAGCTTGCTGACAGTATTGTTCAATGTGGCCGTAGCACACTGGAAAAAGCTATTTCTTTGGTAAATGCAAGTGATAAGTGGAATGCTAGAGTTATATATGGTGATACTGACAG CATGTTTGTCCTTCTCAAGGGCCGCACTGTCgaagaatcatttcaaattggGCGCGAGATAGCTTCTGCTGTAACTGCCATGAATCCAGATCCAGTGACATTGAAATTGGAGAAAGTCTATCATCCATGTTTCCTCCTAACTAAGAAACGTTATGTTGGTTACAGCTATGAGAGTGCTGATCAGACTGAACCTGTTTTTGATGCCAAAGGTATTGAGACTGTTCGCAGAGATACTTGTGGTGCCGTTGCCAAAATGTTGGAGCAGTCACTGAGACTCTTTTTTGAACATCAGGATATCTCTGAG ATTAAAGGATATTTGCAGCGGCAATGGACACGGATTCTATCTGGCAGAGTGTCTCttcaagattttatttttgcaaaaGAGGTTCGCTTGGGCACTTACAGTACAAGGGCAGCTTCATCACTCCCACCGGCAGCAATCTTGGCTACTAAAGCAATGAAAGTAGATCCCCGGGCAGAACCACGGTATGCAGAGAGAGTGCCTTATGTTGTGATTCATGGGGAACCAGGTGCTCGCCTGGTTGATATGGTTGTGGATCCTTTGGACCTTTTGGCTATCGATTCTCCTTACAGAttaaatgatatatattaCATTAGCAAACAGATAATTCCAGCATTGCAGCGGGTATTTGGACTTCTTGGTGCAGACTTAAACCAGTGGTTTTTAGAGATGCCTCGCCCAGGCAGGGATACTTATGCTAAGCGCCCATCATATGGTTCAAATCCTCAGCGAACTAGAATTGATTATTACTATCTTTCAAAACATTGTGTGCTATGCGATGAGTTGGTGAACGCATCAACACGTCTTTGCAACAAATGTTCACAGAAGGAAACTGCTGCTGCAACTGCTGTAATTGGAAGGACCTCTAAATTGGAGAGGGAGATGCAACACCTTGCAGCT ATATGTCGACACTGTGGAGGTGGAGACTGGCTTCTGGAGAGTGGGGTCAAGTGCACTTCACTTGCTTGCTCGGTCTTTTACGAGAGGCGTAAAGTGCAGAAAGAACTACAAGGTCTCTCTCTTATTGCTGCCGATAAAGGTTTCTACCCAAAATGTATGGTCGAGTGGTTCTGA